One segment of Nocardioides sp. QY071 DNA contains the following:
- a CDS encoding sigma-70 family RNA polymerase sigma factor: protein MGEDASRTPEEELLERVRSGDTGAFEELYRDHVDGARHLARILVGPDAAEELVAESFSRVLGQLSAGGGPTSSFRSYLHVTIRNGYRDGLRSQRESVASDQPWLFEQAETAEVTPEQAVEGLDETVAVDALATLPESWRKVLWHVEVEGRKPAEVATLMDLKPRAVSSLAHRAREGLKRAYLDLHAGPEPAREQCRWVHHRMSQYARGDLGARAEQKFGAHLDGCASCQSAFLVVDEVNQKLAVHVLPIVLLAVPAGGKGLLWLAGGTAAGGAAAGAASSGGATGGASGGASGGASGGASGVGGPAVAVAAAVAVAAVAAAAFAAFGGDQPDRAPAASRPAAAVTPEETPADAPADPPVAEPASSDPTPAAPAPTTSSPAPAPGTAKQAPSDDPKPADPPATSDSPSAAPASAPGAPPPPPASPATPPTDTPPTTKPNPTDCGDRRICAGPVTITLPGDGERGVTVEVDLPGLPIKVGVGPDGVIVGTNH from the coding sequence ATGGGCGAGGACGCGTCCCGCACCCCTGAGGAGGAGCTCCTCGAGCGGGTGCGCTCCGGCGACACCGGTGCGTTCGAGGAGCTGTACCGCGACCACGTCGACGGTGCCCGCCACCTCGCCCGGATCCTGGTCGGTCCCGACGCCGCCGAGGAGCTCGTCGCCGAGTCGTTCTCGCGGGTCCTGGGGCAGCTGAGCGCGGGCGGCGGCCCGACGTCGAGCTTCCGCTCCTACCTCCACGTCACCATCCGCAACGGCTACCGCGACGGCCTGCGCTCGCAGCGCGAGTCGGTCGCGTCCGACCAGCCGTGGCTCTTCGAGCAGGCCGAGACCGCCGAGGTCACCCCTGAGCAGGCCGTCGAGGGCCTCGACGAGACCGTCGCCGTCGACGCGCTCGCGACGCTGCCGGAGAGCTGGCGCAAGGTCCTGTGGCACGTCGAGGTCGAGGGCCGCAAGCCCGCCGAGGTCGCGACCCTGATGGACCTCAAGCCGCGTGCCGTCTCCTCACTCGCCCACCGCGCCCGCGAGGGCCTCAAGCGCGCCTACCTCGACCTGCACGCCGGTCCCGAGCCGGCCCGTGAGCAGTGCAGGTGGGTCCACCACCGGATGAGCCAGTACGCCCGGGGCGACCTCGGCGCCCGCGCCGAGCAGAAGTTCGGAGCCCACCTCGACGGCTGCGCCTCCTGCCAGAGTGCCTTCCTCGTCGTCGACGAGGTCAACCAGAAGCTCGCCGTCCACGTGCTGCCGATCGTGCTGCTCGCCGTGCCTGCGGGGGGCAAGGGCCTTCTCTGGCTCGCCGGCGGTACGGCGGCCGGTGGCGCCGCCGCGGGCGCCGCCTCGAGCGGCGGTGCCACCGGTGGCGCGTCGGGTGGCGCATCGGGTGGCGCGTCGGGGGGCGCGTCCGGAGTGGGCGGTCCGGCCGTGGCCGTGGCTGCTGCCGTCGCCGTGGCCGCCGTGGCGGCCGCCGCCTTCGCCGCGTTCGGTGGCGACCAGCCCGACCGCGCCCCGGCGGCCTCGCGCCCCGCGGCGGCGGTCACGCCGGAGGAGACCCCGGCCGACGCCCCGGCCGACCCGCCCGTGGCCGAGCCCGCCTCGAGCGACCCGACCCCGGCCGCACCCGCGCCCACGACCTCGTCCCCCGCCCCGGCGCCCGGGACGGCGAAGCAGGCGCCGAGCGACGACCCGAAGCCCGCGGACCCACCGGCCACGAGCGACAGCCCGTCGGCCGCACCCGCCAGCGCTCCCGGCGCCCCGCCGCCCCCGCCGGCGTCTCCCGCCACCCCGCCCACCGACACGCCGCCGACCACCAAGCCGAACCCGACCGACTGCGGCGACCGCCGGATCTGCGCCGGTCCGGTGACGATCACGCTGCCGGGCGACGGCGAGCGCGGCGTGACGGTCGAGGTCGACCTGCCTGGACTGCCGATCAAGGTCGGCGTCGGACCCGACGGTGTGATCGTGGGCACGAACCACTGA
- a CDS encoding methyltransferase domain-containing protein: MSLTWDPDRYLTYADERGRPFLDLVGRVAADDPHVVVDLGCGPGNLTSLLADRWPAAAITGVDSSDAMIRAASDSSASERVSFHRADLRDWLAVAEPGGVDVLVSNATLQWLPEHLDLMGALVGAVRPGGWLAFQVPGNHDEPSHTLRAELAAEPPYAAHTAGVAAPHAHRAEAYLRALQALDCEVDAWETTYLHVLHGEDPVFTWVSGTGARPTLQALPAELRGRFEDEFKARLRAAYPDEGHGVVLPFRRIFVVARTPA; encoded by the coding sequence ATGAGCCTGACCTGGGACCCCGACCGCTACCTGACCTACGCGGACGAGCGCGGGCGCCCGTTCCTCGACCTCGTCGGTCGGGTCGCAGCCGACGATCCCCACGTCGTGGTGGACCTCGGTTGTGGACCTGGCAATCTCACCTCCCTTCTCGCTGATCGCTGGCCGGCGGCGGCGATCACCGGTGTCGACTCCAGTGACGCCATGATCCGCGCGGCCTCCGACAGTTCGGCTTCGGAACGGGTGTCTTTCCACAGGGCCGACCTGCGCGACTGGTTGGCGGTCGCGGAGCCCGGGGGAGTCGACGTCCTCGTCTCCAACGCGACGCTGCAGTGGCTGCCCGAGCACCTCGACCTGATGGGGGCTCTCGTGGGGGCCGTGCGGCCCGGCGGCTGGCTCGCCTTCCAGGTCCCCGGCAACCACGACGAGCCCAGCCACACCCTGCGCGCAGAGCTGGCCGCCGAGCCGCCGTACGCCGCCCACACGGCCGGCGTCGCCGCCCCGCACGCCCATCGCGCGGAGGCCTACCTGCGCGCGCTCCAGGCGCTCGACTGCGAGGTGGACGCGTGGGAGACGACCTATCTCCACGTGCTCCACGGCGAGGACCCGGTCTTCACCTGGGTGTCCGGGACCGGCGCCCGTCCGACACTGCAAGCGCTGCCCGCCGAGCTGCGCGGCCGGTTCGAGGACGAGTTCAAGGCGCGTCTGCGCGCGGCGTACCCGGACGAGGGCCACGGTGTCGTGCTGCCGTTCCGCCGGATCTTCGTGGTCGCCCGCACCCCTGCCTGA
- a CDS encoding alpha/beta hydrolase, with translation MESRTADLGPVTLASLVWGDLDDRGRPLAVLLHGFPDTAHTWRHLGPALARAGYRVLAPFTRGYAPSGIPADGSYHVPALMHDALALHRLHGGDDRAVLVGHDWGAITANGVAASPANPFGAIVSLSVPPLSVMNPRRDDLGRWLRILPRQAGLSWYTLFNQLPRLPEERFDALVAHLWRRWSPGYDATADLAHLAAAVPDDAHKAAAIGYYRAQRRLRQIPARYQSLAHDWTREPRVPLLYLHGADDGCLDVRWAGRIGDRLPAGSRVAVVEGAGHFLQLERPDVVNARILDHLREGARP, from the coding sequence GTGGAATCCCGCACCGCTGACCTCGGCCCGGTCACCCTCGCCAGTCTGGTCTGGGGCGACCTCGACGACCGCGGCCGGCCGCTGGCCGTCCTCCTCCACGGCTTCCCGGACACCGCCCACACCTGGCGGCACCTCGGCCCGGCACTCGCCCGCGCCGGCTACCGCGTCCTCGCACCCTTCACCCGCGGCTACGCCCCCAGCGGCATTCCCGCCGACGGCAGCTACCACGTCCCTGCCCTCATGCACGACGCCCTCGCGCTGCACCGGCTCCACGGCGGCGACGACCGCGCCGTTCTCGTCGGCCACGACTGGGGCGCCATCACCGCCAACGGGGTCGCAGCCTCGCCGGCCAACCCGTTCGGCGCGATCGTGTCGCTGTCCGTGCCTCCTCTCTCGGTGATGAACCCGCGCCGCGACGACCTCGGCCGCTGGCTGCGCATCCTGCCGCGCCAGGCCGGGCTGAGCTGGTACACGCTGTTCAACCAGCTGCCCCGGCTGCCCGAGGAGCGCTTCGACGCCCTCGTCGCCCACCTGTGGCGGCGCTGGTCGCCCGGCTACGACGCGACGGCCGACCTCGCGCACCTCGCGGCCGCCGTACCGGACGACGCGCACAAGGCCGCCGCGATCGGCTACTACCGCGCCCAGCGGCGGCTGCGCCAGATCCCGGCGCGGTACCAGTCGCTGGCGCACGACTGGACCCGCGAACCCCGGGTGCCGCTGCTGTACCTGCACGGAGCCGACGACGGCTGCCTCGACGTGCGCTGGGCAGGACGGATCGGCGACCGCCTGCCGGCCGGCAGCCGCGTGGCCGTCGTCGAAGGCGCCGGGCACTTCCTCCAACTCGAGCGTCCGGACGTCGTCAACGCCCGCATCCTCGACCATCTGCGCGAAGGAGCACGCCCATGA
- a CDS encoding MarR family transcriptional regulator, with the protein MRDEVDELIEAWARERSDLDLGPVSVFSRISRLAHHVDRARRHAFTTHDIESWEFDVLAALRRAGEPYELSPGRLLRETLVTSGTMTNRVDRLTTRGLVERHPDPTDRRGVLVRLTPDGKDAVDGAFAALLDAERELLTGLSVDDQADLAGLLRRLLVPFSG; encoded by the coding sequence ATGCGGGACGAGGTGGACGAGCTGATCGAGGCGTGGGCGCGCGAGCGCAGCGACCTCGACCTCGGCCCGGTGTCCGTGTTCAGCCGGATCTCCCGGCTGGCCCACCACGTCGACCGGGCCCGGCGGCACGCGTTCACGACGCACGACATCGAGTCCTGGGAGTTCGACGTGCTGGCGGCGCTGCGACGCGCGGGCGAGCCGTACGAGCTCTCCCCCGGCCGGCTGCTGCGCGAGACGCTGGTGACGAGCGGGACGATGACCAACCGGGTCGACCGGCTCACGACCCGCGGGCTGGTCGAGCGGCACCCCGACCCGACCGATCGCCGCGGGGTGCTGGTCCGGCTCACCCCGGACGGCAAGGACGCCGTCGACGGCGCGTTCGCCGCCCTGCTCGACGCCGAGCGGGAGCTGCTGACCGGGCTCTCGGTCGACGACCAGGCGGACCTCGCCGGGTTGTTGCGGCGGCTGCTCGTGCCGTTCTCGGGCTGA
- a CDS encoding ABC-F family ATP-binding cassette domain-containing protein gives MPEPRSLLNLERVSKSYGIRPLLTDVSLGIGAGERIGIVGRNGDGKTTLLRIMTGTEEPDEGRVSRQRGLLVGVLAQQDDFDDTHTVREVVLQGMADHEWAADARLREIVDVLLAGVDLDRAVHGLSGGERRRCALAGLLLGDHDLIVLDEPTNHLDVEAVAWLAAHLASRSSALVVVTHDRWFLDAVCQQTWEVHDGVVDLYEGGYAAFVLAKAERQRQAAASEQRRQNLVRKELAWLRRGAPARTSKPKFRIDAANALIEDVPPPRDRLELQRFATQRLGKDVIDVEDVDFSRGTRQLLSHATWRLGPGDRVGLVGVNGAGKTSVLSLLAGEASPSVGKVRHGRTVALQHLSQNVEFDDPEARVLATVESIRRVTKTIDGEISATSMLERFGFTGDRLTARIGDLSGGERRRFQLLRLLLTEPNVLLLDEPTNDLDIETLNVLEDFLDGWPGTLVVVSHDRYFLERVTDSVWALLGDGQISMLPRGVDEYLERRARAMHLAPPSDRSIERLEGVGGTSTPSDRSIERLEGPAAKAKAGSAEERAARKTVARLDKVLERLSAREAELTADLAENATDPERLTAIGTELTALQEEKEAAELEWLEAADVLE, from the coding sequence ATGCCTGAGCCGCGGTCGCTGCTCAACCTCGAGCGGGTCTCCAAGTCCTACGGCATCCGCCCGCTCCTCACGGACGTCTCCCTCGGCATCGGGGCCGGGGAGCGGATCGGCATCGTCGGCCGCAACGGCGACGGCAAGACCACGCTGCTGCGGATCATGACCGGCACCGAGGAGCCCGACGAGGGCCGGGTCTCGCGGCAGCGCGGCCTGCTGGTCGGGGTCCTCGCGCAGCAGGACGACTTCGACGACACCCACACCGTGCGCGAGGTCGTGCTCCAGGGCATGGCCGACCACGAGTGGGCCGCCGACGCCCGGCTGCGCGAGATCGTCGACGTACTCCTCGCCGGGGTCGACCTCGACCGCGCCGTCCACGGCCTGTCCGGCGGCGAGCGGCGCCGCTGCGCGCTGGCCGGCCTGCTGCTCGGCGACCACGACCTGATCGTGCTCGATGAGCCCACCAACCACCTCGACGTCGAGGCCGTCGCCTGGCTCGCCGCGCACCTCGCCTCCCGCTCGTCCGCGCTCGTCGTCGTCACCCACGACCGGTGGTTCCTCGACGCCGTGTGCCAGCAGACGTGGGAGGTCCACGACGGGGTCGTCGACCTCTACGAGGGCGGGTACGCCGCGTTCGTCCTCGCCAAGGCCGAGCGCCAGCGTCAGGCCGCCGCCTCCGAGCAGCGTCGCCAGAACCTGGTCCGCAAGGAGCTCGCCTGGCTGCGCCGCGGCGCCCCCGCCCGGACCTCGAAGCCGAAGTTCCGCATCGATGCCGCGAACGCCCTCATCGAGGACGTCCCCCCGCCGCGCGACCGGCTCGAGCTGCAGCGGTTCGCGACCCAGCGGCTCGGCAAGGACGTCATCGACGTCGAGGACGTCGACTTCTCCCGCGGCACCCGCCAGCTGCTCTCGCACGCCACCTGGCGCCTGGGCCCCGGCGACCGGGTCGGCCTGGTCGGCGTCAACGGCGCCGGCAAGACCTCGGTCCTCTCGCTGCTCGCCGGCGAGGCCTCGCCCTCGGTCGGCAAGGTCCGCCACGGTCGTACCGTCGCCCTCCAGCACCTGTCCCAGAACGTCGAGTTCGACGACCCCGAGGCCCGTGTGCTGGCCACCGTCGAGTCGATCCGCCGCGTCACGAAGACGATCGACGGCGAGATATCCGCGACCTCGATGCTCGAGCGCTTCGGGTTCACCGGCGACCGGCTCACCGCCCGCATCGGCGACCTCTCCGGTGGCGAGCGCCGCCGCTTCCAGCTGCTCCGGCTGCTGCTCACTGAGCCGAACGTGCTGCTGCTCGACGAGCCAACCAACGACCTCGACATCGAGACCCTCAACGTCCTCGAGGACTTCCTCGACGGCTGGCCCGGCACCCTGGTCGTCGTGTCCCACGACCGGTACTTCCTCGAGCGGGTCACCGACTCCGTGTGGGCCCTGCTCGGCGACGGCCAGATCTCGATGCTGCCGCGCGGGGTGGATGAGTACCTCGAGCGGCGGGCTCGGGCGATGCATCTCGCCCCGCCCTCAGATCGTTCGATCGAACGACTCGAGGGAGTTGGAGGCACGTCCACCCCCTCAGATCGTTCGATCGAACGACTCGAGGGACCGGCAGCCAAGGCCAAGGCCGGCTCGGCCGAGGAGCGGGCTGCACGCAAGACCGTCGCCCGGCTCGACAAGGTCCTCGAGCGTCTCTCCGCCCGCGAGGCCGAGCTCACCGCCGACCTCGCCGAGAACGCCACCGATCCCGAGCGGCTGACCGCGATCGGGACCGAGCTCACCGCGCTCCAGGAGGAGAAGGAGGCGGCTGAGCTGGAGTGGCTCGAGGCCGCCGACGTGCTCGAGTGA
- a CDS encoding 4-(cytidine 5'-diphospho)-2-C-methyl-D-erythritol kinase yields MTQVTVRAPAKINLHLGVGGLRPDGKHALATVYQAVGLYDDVTVVEAEDWAVGLTEPVDGVPLDGDNIAIRAGRALTAHHGIDRAARITIAKGIPVMGGMAGGSADAAATLLALDRLWDLQTTDEDLLRIAGTLGSDVPFALLGGTALGTGHGEIVTPVPDTSSVWWVVVLSDEGLSTPAVYGHFDELSPDAPVEPPTPEALIEALAGGCPQEIGDLLANDLWPAARDLRPDLVDVEVQLRSMAPDGVLLSGSGPTLLMLHEDVEEARTTVAELTGLGHRCTLAPGPVAGAHVVTYA; encoded by the coding sequence ATGACGCAAGTGACGGTCCGGGCACCCGCCAAGATCAACCTCCACCTCGGAGTCGGCGGGCTGCGACCGGACGGCAAGCACGCCCTCGCGACGGTCTACCAGGCCGTCGGGCTGTACGACGACGTCACCGTCGTCGAGGCCGAGGACTGGGCCGTCGGGCTGACCGAGCCGGTCGACGGCGTACCCCTCGACGGGGACAACATCGCCATCCGCGCCGGTCGCGCCCTCACCGCGCACCACGGCATCGACCGAGCCGCCCGGATCACCATCGCCAAGGGCATCCCGGTCATGGGCGGGATGGCCGGCGGGTCCGCCGACGCCGCGGCGACGCTGCTGGCGCTGGACCGGCTGTGGGACCTGCAGACCACCGACGAGGACCTGCTCCGCATCGCCGGGACCCTCGGGTCCGACGTACCGTTCGCGCTGCTCGGTGGCACCGCCCTCGGCACCGGCCACGGCGAGATCGTCACCCCCGTCCCGGACACCAGCTCGGTGTGGTGGGTCGTCGTGCTCTCCGACGAGGGCCTCTCGACCCCCGCCGTCTACGGCCACTTCGACGAGCTCTCGCCCGACGCCCCCGTCGAACCCCCGACCCCGGAGGCGTTGATCGAGGCGCTCGCCGGCGGCTGCCCCCAGGAGATCGGCGACCTGCTCGCCAACGACCTCTGGCCTGCCGCCCGCGACCTTCGCCCCGACCTGGTCGACGTCGAGGTCCAGCTGCGCAGCATGGCCCCCGACGGCGTCCTGCTCTCCGGCTCCGGACCGACGCTGCTGATGCTGCACGAGGACGTCGAGGAGGCGCGGACAACCGTCGCCGAGCTCACCGGCCTCGGACACCGCTGCACCCTCGCGCCCGGACCCGTCGCCGGTGCCCACGTGGTGACCTATGCCTGA
- the rsmA gene encoding 16S rRNA (adenine(1518)-N(6)/adenine(1519)-N(6))-dimethyltransferase RsmA produces the protein MPETSAPRLLGPAEVRELAARLGVRPTKQRGQNFVIDANTVRRIVRESGVTDGEVVLEVGPGLGSLTLALLEVGAEVTAVEIDPLLAEELPATVRTFAPDQAERFRVVLADALGITEVPGPPPQALVANLPYNVSVPVLLHLMALLPSLQHGLVMVQSEVADRLAAPPGSKTYGIPSAKAAWFADVRRAGAIGRNVFWPAPNVDSGLVAWTHHAPPTDEVTRDQVFAVIDAAFAQRRKALRGALRTLAGGAEQAEAALRTAGVDPLTRGEALGIDEFVAITVALHATADGPKDDQ, from the coding sequence ATGCCTGAAACCTCCGCGCCGCGGCTGCTGGGCCCGGCGGAGGTTCGGGAGCTCGCAGCGCGGCTGGGCGTACGTCCCACCAAGCAGCGTGGCCAGAACTTCGTCATCGACGCCAACACGGTGCGCCGGATCGTCCGCGAGTCCGGCGTCACCGACGGCGAGGTGGTGCTCGAGGTCGGGCCGGGGCTGGGGTCGCTGACCCTGGCGCTGCTCGAGGTGGGCGCCGAGGTGACCGCGGTCGAGATCGACCCGCTGCTGGCCGAGGAGCTGCCGGCGACGGTCCGCACCTTCGCGCCGGACCAGGCCGAGCGGTTCCGGGTGGTGCTCGCCGACGCGCTGGGCATCACCGAGGTCCCCGGTCCGCCGCCGCAGGCACTGGTCGCCAACCTGCCCTACAACGTGTCCGTGCCGGTGCTGCTGCACCTGATGGCGCTGCTGCCCTCCCTGCAGCACGGCCTGGTCATGGTGCAGTCCGAGGTCGCCGACCGCCTGGCCGCGCCGCCGGGGTCGAAGACCTACGGCATCCCCTCGGCGAAGGCGGCCTGGTTCGCCGACGTACGACGCGCCGGGGCGATCGGGCGCAACGTCTTCTGGCCCGCACCCAACGTCGACTCCGGCCTGGTCGCCTGGACGCACCACGCGCCGCCGACCGACGAGGTCACGCGGGACCAGGTGTTCGCCGTGATCGACGCGGCGTTCGCGCAGCGACGCAAGGCGCTCCGCGGCGCACTGCGCACCCTCGCCGGTGGCGCCGAGCAGGCGGAAGCCGCGCTGCGGACGGCGGGCGTCGACCCGCTGACCCGCGGCGAGGCACTCGGGATCGACGAGTTCGTGGCGATCACGGTCGCCCTCCACGCGACGGCCGACGGCCCGAAGGACGATCAATGA
- a CDS encoding resuscitation-promoting factor: MRLAHPTLAQLTRGQALKETLLRVAHSRKALTVTIAAVLLAVSAVTWGYSSMSTEVRLSIDGKERTVSTMGDTVGDVLRDEGIKVSGRDVVQPSVDSSVEAGDRIAVLYSRPVELTVDGVTSTHWVTATDVEGALREIGAAIGPGFDAVYADSRLSTSRGAEIDRGGAEIDVVTPKQLTFVLAGQAPVTREVPALTVEDALAEVGVELDEHDVVKPARGTELADGDKVVFTDIEKRERSVTGEAVAAPVQKVSDDSMYQGQTEVVTKGVPGTRDVTYKVTVRNGKVVRRVVLTATVTAEATPEVVKVGTKPVIESGNTVWDRLAQCEAGGNWHINTGNGYYGGLQFNLGTWRANGGSGYPHQASREEQIRVATRVRDASGGYGAWPACAAKLGLPR; the protein is encoded by the coding sequence GTGCGACTTGCGCACCCCACCCTCGCCCAGCTCACGCGTGGCCAGGCGCTGAAGGAGACCCTCCTTCGCGTGGCCCACAGCCGCAAGGCGCTCACGGTCACCATCGCCGCCGTCCTCCTGGCGGTCTCCGCGGTGACCTGGGGCTACTCCTCGATGTCCACCGAGGTCCGGCTGTCGATCGACGGCAAGGAGCGCACCGTCTCCACGATGGGTGACACCGTCGGCGACGTGCTGCGCGACGAGGGCATCAAGGTGTCCGGCCGCGACGTCGTCCAGCCCAGCGTCGACTCGTCCGTGGAGGCGGGGGACCGGATCGCCGTGCTGTACAGCCGGCCCGTCGAGCTGACCGTCGACGGCGTCACCAGCACCCACTGGGTGACCGCGACCGACGTCGAGGGCGCGTTGCGAGAAATCGGCGCAGCGATCGGTCCTGGTTTCGATGCGGTGTACGCCGACAGCCGGCTCTCCACCAGCCGTGGTGCGGAGATCGACCGCGGTGGCGCCGAGATCGACGTCGTCACGCCCAAGCAGCTCACCTTCGTGCTCGCCGGCCAGGCCCCGGTCACCCGCGAGGTGCCCGCCCTCACCGTCGAGGACGCGCTGGCCGAGGTCGGCGTCGAGCTCGACGAGCATGACGTGGTGAAGCCCGCCCGCGGCACCGAGCTCGCCGACGGCGACAAGGTCGTGTTCACCGACATCGAGAAGCGTGAGCGCTCGGTGACCGGTGAGGCCGTGGCCGCGCCGGTGCAGAAGGTCTCCGACGACTCGATGTACCAGGGCCAGACCGAGGTCGTCACCAAGGGCGTGCCCGGCACCCGCGACGTCACCTACAAGGTGACCGTGCGCAACGGCAAGGTCGTGCGCCGCGTCGTCCTCACCGCCACCGTCACCGCCGAGGCGACCCCCGAGGTGGTCAAGGTCGGCACCAAGCCGGTCATCGAGTCCGGCAACACCGTGTGGGATCGCCTCGCCCAGTGCGAGGCCGGCGGCAACTGGCACATCAACACCGGCAACGGCTACTACGGCGGCCTGCAGTTCAACCTCGGCACCTGGCGCGCCAACGGCGGCTCCGGCTACCCGCACCAGGCCTCCCGGGAGGAGCAGATCCGGGTCGCCACCCGGGTCCGCGACGCCTCGGGCGGGTACGGCGCCTGGCCGGCCTGCGCCGCGAAGCTCGGACTCCCTCGGTAG
- a CDS encoding bifunctional diguanylate cyclase/phosphodiesterase: MTTSATGDVVAAVLHAAAADSGTALLVVELGTLGELAVRWSNTGATQLLGLAGSDLQGMPLHDHMAAPDGETLATMFRRERPTTTVVTLRTAVGESVACRVRSTPAPGGRLWALRIDPAQSELEVALRASADAHEQRFKVLAERSPVPTLMSEQGMRLGHVNDALCALLGVTADKLVGTGWMSYVHHEDLDLIAATVVAVLDGEERELQARFLDNRREVRHTDMRFTPLRTPGVGDGFVATLEDITERRAFEDQLNHQATHDSLTGLPRRSRLWDHVNATMATPDAGLACMFLDLDNFKVVNDSLGHTAGDALLVEVAERLTSAVRPGDLVARFGGDEFVVACATSSLDGALDVADRILRVLCEPVMLNGVEIRPRGSIGVVMRGPDHHSADDLIRDCDIAMYQAKSRGKGRIMVLDESARSAAHDTLTLVADLRQAIEERQITLHYQPIVAYGGSRPQLVAAEALARWQHPRRGYVPADTFVRLAEEHGLVRELGELVLETACRALTAWRVQLGALAPARVNVNLSALQMSDNLLVHTVQQTLRRCGLRPEQLCVEITESALMKDPDTASTILRQMREHGVQVAIDDFGTGYSSLAYLRRLPVSYLKVDRSFVAELEDGHTAVAQAVISLAHNLGIGVVAEGVETSVQQAMLTDMECSVMQGFAISPPLPEPSFVEWCRSSFPAGRGALL; encoded by the coding sequence ATGACTACCAGCGCCACGGGCGACGTCGTCGCCGCCGTGCTGCACGCCGCCGCCGCGGACTCCGGTACGGCGCTGCTGGTGGTCGAGCTGGGCACGCTCGGAGAGCTCGCGGTGAGATGGAGCAACACGGGTGCCACCCAGCTGCTGGGGCTCGCCGGGTCGGACCTGCAGGGCATGCCGCTGCACGACCACATGGCGGCACCCGACGGCGAGACGCTCGCCACGATGTTCCGCCGGGAACGACCCACGACCACCGTCGTGACCCTGCGCACCGCAGTCGGCGAGAGCGTGGCGTGCCGGGTCCGGTCGACGCCGGCCCCGGGTGGGCGGCTGTGGGCCCTGCGGATCGATCCGGCGCAGTCCGAGCTGGAGGTCGCACTGCGGGCGTCGGCCGACGCTCACGAGCAGCGGTTCAAGGTGCTGGCGGAGCGGTCGCCGGTGCCGACCCTGATGTCGGAGCAGGGCATGCGTCTCGGGCACGTCAACGACGCCCTCTGCGCACTGCTCGGCGTCACCGCCGACAAGCTGGTCGGGACCGGGTGGATGTCCTACGTGCACCACGAGGACCTGGACCTGATCGCGGCCACCGTCGTCGCCGTACTCGACGGAGAGGAGCGGGAGCTGCAGGCCCGCTTCCTGGACAACAGGCGCGAGGTCCGCCACACCGACATGAGGTTCACGCCGCTGCGCACCCCCGGCGTGGGCGACGGATTCGTCGCGACCCTGGAGGACATCACCGAGCGGCGGGCCTTCGAGGACCAGCTCAACCACCAGGCCACGCATGACTCGCTGACCGGCCTCCCCCGCCGGTCCCGGCTGTGGGACCACGTGAACGCGACGATGGCCACGCCCGACGCGGGCCTCGCGTGCATGTTCCTCGACCTCGACAACTTCAAGGTCGTCAACGACAGCCTCGGCCACACCGCGGGCGACGCGCTCCTCGTCGAGGTTGCCGAGCGCCTCACGAGTGCCGTGCGGCCGGGCGACCTGGTGGCGCGCTTCGGCGGCGACGAGTTCGTGGTCGCCTGCGCGACCTCCAGCCTGGACGGGGCGCTCGACGTCGCCGACCGGATCCTGCGGGTGCTCTGCGAGCCGGTGATGCTCAACGGCGTGGAGATCCGGCCCCGGGGCTCGATCGGCGTCGTGATGCGCGGCCCCGACCACCACAGCGCGGACGACCTCATCCGGGACTGCGACATCGCGATGTACCAGGCCAAGTCGCGCGGCAAGGGCCGGATCATGGTGCTCGACGAGAGCGCCCGCAGCGCCGCCCACGACACCCTCACCCTGGTCGCGGACCTGCGCCAGGCGATCGAGGAACGCCAGATCACCCTGCACTACCAGCCGATCGTCGCGTACGGCGGCAGCCGGCCCCAGCTCGTCGCGGCCGAGGCCCTGGCGCGCTGGCAGCACCCGCGCCGCGGCTACGTCCCGGCGGACACCTTCGTGCGGCTCGCCGAGGAGCACGGCCTGGTGCGCGAGCTCGGCGAGCTGGTGCTGGAGACCGCGTGCCGGGCCCTGACGGCGTGGCGGGTGCAGCTGGGCGCGCTCGCGCCGGCGCGGGTCAACGTCAACCTGTCGGCGCTGCAGATGAGCGACAACCTGCTGGTCCACACGGTCCAGCAGACCCTACGGCGCTGCGGGCTTCGGCCCGAGCAGCTGTGCGTGGAGATCACCGAGTCCGCCCTGATGAAGGACCCGGACACCGCCTCCACGATCCTGCGCCAGATGCGCGAGCACGGGGTGCAGGTCGCGATCGACGACTTCGGCACCGGCTACTCCTCGCTGGCGTACCTGCGCCGGTTGCCCGTGAGCTATCTCAAGGTGGACCGCTCGTTCGTCGCCGAGCTGGAGGACGGGCACACCGCCGTGGCGCAGGCCGTCATCAGCCTGGCCCACAATCTCGGGATCGGAGTCGTCGCCGAGGGCGTGGAGACCTCGGTCCAGCAGGCGATGCTCACCGACATGGAGTGCTCGGTGATGCAGGGCTTCGCGATCAGCCCGCCGCTGCCCGAGCCCTCGTTCGTGGAGTGGTGCCGGAGCTCCTTCCCCGCGGGCCGGGGAGCACTGCTGTGA